The stretch of DNA CTCTCTATCAGGGTCACCCTCTCATCCGCCACACGCACCACCTTCTGATAAACCGCCACGGAGGAGGGACCAGCGGCATCCGCAGAGCCAGACCTCTCCTGGACTTCTTCCTGCCACTCCTGCTCCATCTGCCGTAGTCTCTCCCTCAAACTGTTACCTAACGGATGTTCTTCTGTCACCTCTTCCTCTTCAGGAGACAATCCCTTAAGAaacactttctttatttcttccTCCAGCTCATCCTCCCCAGCCTCCACCCTCCTCACCACTACTGTGGGTTGCCGCTCCAGCTCCTCTTCTGCTCTCAGCTtttccacctcctcctcccccaGCTCCCCCTCTACCATCTTCTGCAGCCTCTCTGCCATCTCGCCAACTTCCTGCAGCCTTTCCTCTAAATCTCTCACTTCCCTCAGCTTCCCCTCCAAAGCCTCCACCTCCTGCCGTGTGACTATCACAGTTACGGTTTCCTGCAGCCGCTCAATCACTTCCTGTGTGGCCACAGATGCCCCCCTCTTCTTCACGTCGAGCTGGAACTGCGCTGTGGGAGAGACTGGAGGGGAGGGATCACAAACGACACTCAGAGGACGTGGGACTTACTTGGGTGAAGGCGTgtgaaaaataaaagttttaccACAAATGAAACTCACACTTTTCAACACTTTCAGTCAGGCTGACGATTCGGTCGAAGTACACAGACCAATCGTCTCGGAGCGTCTGTGCAGGCTGCAGCTGCCAATCCAAAGAGGACGGTTGTACCACGCCGGGGTCGGCTGGCATCAGAGAAATGATTTCAACACCTTTGTACCGGTTTAGTTCAACATTCCAGCTCGGAGCAGATGGGCATCTGTGGCGATACTAGTACCTGGTTGGTCAGTAAAATCAAAAGATGGGACTTTGGGAAGAGAACGTTGTAGATACAGAAGGTCAGACCACTCCTCGCCTCTTCTCGTCTGCAGCTGTTGGTCGACCACCACCGCCTGACCCGGCTGGGTCTCGGTGCCCTGCTGGGTTACTGCGGCTGTGCGCACAGACCGTCCCTGTTCCCAGGACTGAGTAAAAGCCTGCTCTGACTCCCCTCTGGCTGTGGAGAGATGGCAGGGTGACTCAAGTTATGTAACAACCACAGCAAAAGCTTCACGGTGCTTGAAGCGGGTTTTGAACTTCAGTGGGTGGAAGCATTCCACTCCTGGACTCTTATAAGTCCAGCGAGGCAGACGAAGTTAGTGCAAGAGCAAACGTGAGGTTATGTTTATTGATataacccgtttcagaggcggccGCTGCTGCAGCAGTGATGAGCAACAAAGTCAATAAAAACGTTGGAGTCGAAAGCGGAGCGGCAGCAACCTCAAGACTGGAGATGAAAGATGAAAGCATGTTGTTCTTCTCACCAGGGCCGATGAATAAAAAAGCAATGAAGCTGACGGCAATTAGTGAGCAATGATGGGTTAGAAATATGCCGAAAGGCATGGAGCAAGGCCGACACACACTTCCTGGTACCTGTGGGTTCAGGAGAAAGCAGAGGTTTGTCGCGTGCGGTTATTATTGACCAATCATCGGTGTCAGACCGTGTTGATGCTGAGAGCTGCTGCAGGAACTGCAGCGTCTCTTCTCCAGCTGCAAGAGCGAAACAAGTCATCAAACTGACGCTTTGCTCTAGGAAGGGCGGGCTTCCTGACACACACTTTGAACCCACCTCCGTCCAAGTTGCGCGATAGCCTTTTGCTAGCAGAGCGTGTGAAGCGAGGTGCAGGGCGGTCGATCATGGAGCTTGCGTGTCGGGTCTGGGCCTGGGTTCGACCGCTGTAGCGGAACTTGGAGCCCAGAACGAGGAAGCGGCGAGATGTTGGGGGCTCCACTGACTGGACCCTGAGTGAAAAACACAATAACTTTATTTTCAGCAACTTATTAACAGCTCTAATAAACCTGCAAGCGGCCAATTTCCTTGAAGTGTTGTTCTGATGGAATCTGACGGCCAGAAACAAAACAATTTAAGGTTCAATGTCCAGGTTTGCATCACGACCGTGTCTCTTCTTCTGCTTAGCTCCGCTAGAGCTTAAGCTGCAGGAAGCAAACAGCCAATTATCTGGAGGTCAGAGAAAACCTTTAAGCGGCCCCTTGTTGCCGAGCAGAACGCCGTCATCCGGGCTTACCTGAAGAAGGTATGATGCTCCACACAAACTTTCCACAGCTTCTTTGAGGCTTTGTAGCTGGGCAGCTTGAAGCCGATGGTGCTCTCGTACTGCTCCTGCTACAGATGGTTGACCCATTAAAACATATTTAGTTCAACAAATCTTTGTACCAACATGTTTTACTGGAAATAAACTTGATTTATTttctaatggtgtgtgtgtgtctaacacAACGCTTTCACAATAAAGCTTTTCAAATATTTGGGTCAATTGCAACATAAAAGGTCTAAATTCGATGCTGAGTAATAGTAAAGCAGCCCTAAATGAACCTCTCTTTGCTAATATTAAGCTGTATTTTAATAATTAATGAGATCTGAAGTCAGGAACATGGTGGCTTTACCTCCGACGGCCTGATTTTGATGAAGAAGCTGCTCCGTTTGTAGGAGATTTTCAACACTTTGGGCCAAGGGAAGCGGTTGATCCGGAGCTTGTCCTTGTAGACCATCAGGCCACTTGAGCAGACGCCCAGAGTGATGTCCACGCCGTCGAGGTCCTGCAGGTACAAACACACCAGCAACGTTACTGTCTCGCCTCCAGGGGGCAGACTTGTTTGCATGAGCCCACCGTGTAGTTTCAGGTCACAGGTCTACAACATTATTAATCCCTTGTTTTTTACTGACAAAGGGATGGCATCAATTTTGTAATTAAATCTGGACGTTGCTGATGCAGGACGCGGAGGCTGCTGCCAAATGCAACaaagcatttaaaaacaaaccaCCGGGCGCGGCGCGGCTGTTGGGATTTCCAGTAAAAGAATCAAATAAAAGCGCTAAAGCCAACTCAGGGGAGTATTTACCCTGGCTTGGTGCAGGTCGACTCCATACATTGCAAGTTTCTTGGCATTCTCCAGAAACAACAGGTCGGCTTGGGCTGGACTCATCGACCTGACGACAGACAAATCATTTTAGAAGTGTTCATCATAACCTGCTTATAAGAGACATGTTTTCAGTTACATTGGGCTAAATTATGTTTATAACTAATGACAAATGAGAGCCAACTTCAATCTGCCCACGCCCTGTGATAACCTGTAGGTACGGTGCAGCTCCATCACTTTATCCTCCAGCTCTTTGCTCTGTCCGGGGGCCAGGCTCAGATCTTTAACGTAGTCCGTTCCGTGGATCTCTGGGTCATATTCTCCCAGCTCCGACTGGACCGTGTAGGAGCCCAGCAGGGACAACGTGACAAAGGAACAAGGAAGAATGCCTTGCATAATGTCCTTTCTGAGCTGGAGACACAAAAAGTACCTGAAAAAGGCAGAAAAGAAAACACGTTCATGTAGGAAAACCAACGAGCACGGCTCCAGCAGGAGAGGTGTGAACCTGGTGAGGTCTTCGGTAAGCTGTGCTGGATCAGGAGGGTAGAACTTCACGCTGAACGTGAACTCATAAACAGCACCAGGGACTTGTTTTCGAATCTCTTTGGTGAGATCCAACCACGTCTGAGGAAACAAAACCCACAGCTCAGCATCTCTTACCTTTTCGGTTTGCCAGCATCTAAAAGGTCATCATCCTACCTTGCTGGTTGGGCTTTCCCAGTGGGCGAGGCCGAAGTAATCCTTCTCCATGAGGTTGACATGGTCACACACTTTTGTGAAGAGCTCTTGGCCTTTAGCATGTTTCTAAAGGAGAAACGAAGAGATTGCTCAGTCTAGATTCTGCAGGTCTGGAGCTGCACAAACACTCGTTTACACTCTTACATCGAGTTCACACTCAAACTGGGCGTCGTCCAGCAAAGACACTTTGCACTGCATGGTTCGGAGATGTTTGGCGCCTTTGGGTTCCTCCACCTTCTTCTCTGGTTCCTTCTTCTTCACAGGCTTCTCTTTCTTCGTCTCTTGCTTTGCTTTTTCCTCTCCTACGACCGCCTCCTCTTGTTCTGCTGGTTTCTCCTCCGTTTTCTTGGtgtcctcctttttctcttcttcaGGCTCTTCCTTTATTTCTGATTTTTCTTTTGGCTCCTCTGGAGCTGGCTGAGTGAATCAAAGCAGAACATTTGAAAAATGTGTGGGATACTGAAAGTACCAGGGGCAACAATCGGATGACACAATGCTACACACGATGGACGATAGGTTGTCGTTTTTACGGCTGAACCCTCGCAGTAGTTTGTACACAGACTAACTGCTgagatgtttgcatgtaaatgctCAATAACACACATCAGTTCAGTTTCATCACATAAAAATATTGCTAAACTTCAGCACATCgatatattttcttacatccctgcaAAATACTTAAACGTGAAGCATTTAGCGAACAGCGAGAGATCCGCTTGTTCTTAGTTATTTCACTCTTGGATCACAATACGCCTCCCATCAAGGCGCTGAGCCTGGCAGAACAGGGCGCAGCGACCTGAACCGAGACCAGCAACAGGTCAGTCTGCCCCGACGCTCCTGCTTCCATCCGACTCCTCGTTTGTCTCGTAAGATAAAGAAATGTCCGTGTAATGATTTCCTTAATTTAAGGAaactaaagtgtttttttttaaaccgtCGCCTCCACAATGTGCTGACAAGCACGCCGTCGCTAGCGGCGCTGTGAATTTGATGCCAGACGGTCCGATGCACAACAAGTTCTGAATCTGACGGACGTTTCAGCAGTCATCCCGCTCTCTCGTCACTTCCTGTTCATAAATGTAACGAGTTTAGTGGTGCATCAGAATTATGGTAAAATGAGTAGACGGAAAAGGCGTTATTTATAGAGCGGGGGCAAATGTTTGTGCAGGGGGGGGGGTCCATTGTTTTCCGGTTAACTGGCTATTAACCGTTGAGGGGCATCAACAAACGGATAAAGAAATATTAATAAAAGCGCTTCTATGCGGTTTACTTTGCTACGCAAAAAATTACTTTCTCACTACTGTTCCATGAGTTTGGGGTCGGAGTCAGAAGCTTCTGGATGATGGGTGTTGTGGTTCAGTCCAATCCAAATGTATTTATACAACACCTTTATCAACAGTGTCCCAGCTGACCAAGGTGCTGGACATCAAACAAAAGGAGACAAAAGTAGACGAGTCAAGAGGTCATATTAACCGTGTCGAACCACATcatttaaaacaaaaccaaaccGACTACATAACACTGAAAACTACATCACAGGGCAAAACTGTTCTAATTTAAAGGAAGTGAAGCACCACGTTCGACTCACTTCACACATTGACTTCACTGAGAAATCGAGTTGCTggaaattgaaaaagtagctcgaGATGTTTTTTGGAGCAGACTTTGGTTTTAAtttaccgttagcattgttagtgcAACATTAACGTCTAGGCTACTTTACTTTACAAAAAGGTGCCGTGGcttcttctgggtcgctcctgtttactgacgTTGGTTCTTTAAACACCTCTGGAGCTTCAAACTGCCAGTGCCAGCACAGCAGCCTTAGCTGGGCGTCGCAGACtgtaaacagtaactatgtcCCACTTTTGTTTTTGTATCGGGGAAAACGGACAAGAATAATTAATGCCCTTACTTTGTAATTTTAACTTGTTGGTTCTATCGGTTTTATTCTTTGACGTGCGGCACCCTGGTGGCATGGCCGTGCCCGTTaggtgctttatgaataaaagCAGACTTGAATAATCCTAAAGCATCTTATTAAATGTGAAATTTCGGGTTGATTTGGCCAGAAGGCTGCCTGGTCTGTCCTTTTCCTTCATGTCTAAATGAAGTTTCTCCCCCTCTAAAGGATCTCGCCCTGCAGACAACAGGACGTTTCTGTTTACTGTTGTTACGTTTGTGTTTCCCGGGTTTATTTTAGGGGAACCATGTTGGCTTTGCTTCACTAACTTGGCATGAAGTGTGAATGTTTGCTGTGAACTCCGTGCAGCTCACCTGGGTCTCTCCGCTACTGACGGAGTGCTGATCTGCAGCCTGTTCAGCGTCCAGCTCAGTTttcagttctggttctggatcagCGATCGGCGCCTTCAGCAGCTCCTCCTTTTTCACCTCCTTCTTTCCTTTGCTCTTCCCtttgtcttttttcttcttcttttcctcttCCTTCTGTTGCTTTCCTTCTTCTCTATCCTCCTCCTCCTTAACCTCTTCTTTTACCGTCTCCACCTCCTTCTTAGATTCCTTTTCTGTCTTTTTTACCTCTTCTTCCTTTGCTTTCTCCTCCTCCCCCTTTTTGGACTTTTCCTCCTTTGTTTTGTCCTCCTCCGTCTTTTTGGACTTGTCTTCTtttattttttcctcttttttaGGTTTTTCCACCTTtgctttctcctcctccttcttaccCTTTTCTTTAGTCTTTTCCTCCTTTTTAGGTTTTTCCTCCTTCGCCTGCTCCTCCTCTTTCTTTTTTGTCTTCTCCTCTTTCTTTTTtgctttctcttcttctctcTTTTTTATTCTTTCCTCTTCCTCTGCTTTCCTTTTTGCTTTctcctcttcctttttctttACCTTTTCCTCCTTCTCTTTTTTCTTGGCCTCCTTCTTGTCAACCTTTCCTTCTCCTTTCTTTCCAGCCTGGGCAGCTCTTTCTTTAACTTCAGCACTTTCTTTCTTGTCTTCTTTTGATTCTGGTTTGTCCTCCTCCTTTTCTACACTTTGCTTTCTCTTCTCTTCCTGTTTTTCTTCCTCTTTCTTTTccgatttttcttctttttttgtctGGTCCTTTACTTTTCCTTCATTCTTTTCCTCAACTTtcttttttgcttctttctttttctttttacttcCTTTCTTCTCAACCTTTTCTTCCACCTTCTTTTTCTCCTCCTTTTCttctattttttcttcttccttcttcttaacTTCTTTGGTTTCTGATTTTTCCTCCTCAGCTTTTGTCTCCTTATCTTCACTCGTCACTTCTTCCACCTTTTCTTCGACTGGTTTGTCgactttctcctctttttcttcTCTGGCCTTCTCGGCCTCAAACCCCTCGCCCTCAGAACACTGCGAGCGGCGTTTCAGGAATGAGGAGAAGAGGCGCGACAGGCCTTTCCCGGCAGAAGTTCTGGTTCGAGGCTTCAGCTGCTCCTCCTCAGGGGAGGAAACTGCATCTGCCGGCCCAGGCTCGGCGGCctcctcctgggacttcttgctgGAAAGCTGCCCTTCCtgctcggatgctgctgccccctgcTTGTTCCCCGATTCAGATTCGGACTCAGGCGAAGCCCCTCTGGTCTTCTGCTTGCCTTCGGTGTCTGCCTCACTCACGGCGCTTGCCTCTGTTGTCATGGTAGCCACTGGGGAAGGAAAACATAGGGGAGTCAGAGATGGGGAAAGGTCACAGAGCCTGACAGAAGTCGGCCTGGTGActtaaaacaaaacaagacagGCAGCCAACAGAGTCCATGTGGGAAACTTCACACTTTACTTACTGTGAATGATTTCTGATGGTGATACAATCAATTatgatgggagtttgcccaaccaatccacatgtgttttgtggatttggagaaggtttatgaccgtgtccccaggggcaccctgtgggggacgctccaggagtatggggtgggtggctttctgttaagggccatccagtccctttaccagaggagcgtgagtttggtccgcatagccggtagtaagtcggacctgttcccggtgagggttggactccgccagggctgccctttgtcaccggttctgttcataacctttatggacagaatttctagacgcagccgtggtgtggagtgtgtcgagtttgttggcaggagaatctcgtctctgctttttgcggatgatgtggtcctcctagcttcatccagctctgaccttcagctcttgctgggtaggttcgcggccgagtgtgaagcggccggGATGAGGATcctcacctccaaatctgagaccatggttctcgaccggaaaagggtggcttgccaactccaggtccagggagaggtcctacctcaagtggaggagtttaagtatctcggggtcttgttcacgagtgagggtaggagggatcgggagatcgacaggcggattggttcagcgtctgcagtgatgcggacgctgagccgatctgtcgtggggaagagggagctgagccagaaagccaggctctcgatttaccggtcgatctacgtcccaatcctcacctatggtcatgagctttgggtaatgaccgaaagaacaagatcgtggatacaagcggctgaaatgagtttcctccgtagggtggccgggctcagccttagagatagggtgaggagctcggacatttgggagggactcggagtagaaccgctgctcctccggatcaaaaggagtcagttgaggtggtttgggcatctggtcaggaagcctcctggacgcctccccggggaggtgtttcgggcatgccgtgccagcaggaggcccccgggtcgaccaaggacacgttggagaggttacatctccaatctgctccgggaacgccttggggtcctgccggaggagctggtggaggtggccggggagaggacggtctggagctccctagttgggatgctgcccccgcgacccggacccggataagcggaggaagacgacgatgatgatCAGTTAGAGATGACTGTGGGGTTTTAATCCCATTACAAAGTCTGGTTTCTGTACATTTCTGACATGATGCTTCAAATCTAAGATCCATAAATGAATTCAAACGTTCTCACACTGGCTGAATCGTTTCTACAGATCAGCTGATCTGGAACTAAAAAAATCGTATTTTCTTCCTTTGTGAACATTTAATAACCGAGCAGCAGGCTCCATGAACTCACCaccattcattttaaactttcaaTAATAAATTACCCTCATTTTACTCGGATGTTTCGCTTGATCACACACTAACGCATCACCACTAACGCATCACACACTAACGCATCACCACTAACGCATCACCACTAACACATCACCACTAACACAT from Nothobranchius furzeri strain GRZ-AD chromosome 5, NfurGRZ-RIMD1, whole genome shotgun sequence encodes:
- the LOC107378670 gene encoding uncharacterized protein isoform X7 encodes the protein MFQTNITPERSAEVNTLHVVRACLPFEQLGGGGGGGWTLECLCVLGVSAEEEWVVSVSVVPCCRCLRGLWDLATMTTEASAVSEADTEGKQKTRGASPESESESGNKQGAAASEQEGQLSSKKSQEEAAEPGPADAVSSPEEEQLKPRTRTSAGKGLSRLFSSFLKRRSQCSEGEGFEAEKAREEKEEKVDKPVEEKVEEVTSEDKETKAEEEKSETKEVKKKEEEKIEEKEEKKKVEEKVEKKGSKKKKKEAKKKVEEKNEGKVKDQTKKEEKSEKKEEEKQEEKRKQSVEKEEDKPESKEDKKESAEVKERAAQAGKKGEGKVDKKEAKKKEKEEKVKKKEEEKAKRKAEEEERIKKREEEKAKKKEEKTKKKEEEQAKEEKPKKEEKTKEKGKKEEEKAKVEKPKKEEKIKEDKSKKTEEDKTKEEKSKKGEEEKAKEEEVKKTEKESKKEVETVKEEVKEEEDREEGKQQKEEEKKKKKDKGKSKGKKEVKKEELLKAPIADPEPELKTELDAEQAADQHSVSSGETQPAPEEPKEKSEIKEEPEEEKKEDTKKTEEKPAEQEEAVVGEEKAKQETKKEKPVKKKEPEKKVEEPKGAKHLRTMQCKVSLLDDAQFECELDKHAKGQELFTKVCDHVNLMEKDYFGLAHWESPTSKTWLDLTKEIRKQVPGAVYEFTFSVKFYPPDPAQLTEDLTRYFLCLQLRKDIMQGILPCSFVTLSLLGSYTVQSELGEYDPEIHGTDYVKDLSLAPGQSKELEDKVMELHRTYRSMSPAQADLLFLENAKKLAMYGVDLHQARDLDGVDITLGVCSSGLMVYKDKLRINRFPWPKVLKISYKRSSFFIKIRPSEQEQYESTIGFKLPSYKASKKLWKVCVEHHTFFRVQSVEPPTSRRFLVLGSKFRYSGRTQAQTRHASSMIDRPAPRFTRSASKRLSRNLDGAGEETLQFLQQLSASTRSDTDDWSIITARDKPLLSPEPTARGESEQAFTQSWEQGRSVRTAAVTQQGTETQPGQAVVVDQQLQTRRGEEWSDLLYLQRSLPKVPSFDFTDQPADPGVVQPSSLDWQLQPAQTLRDDWSVYFDRIVSLTESVEKFSPTAQFQLDVKKRGASVATQEVIERLQETVTVIVTRQEVEALEGKLREVRDLEERLQEVGEMAERLQKMVEGELGEEEVEKLRAEEELERQPTVVVRRVEAGEDELEEEIKKVFLKGLSPEEEEVTEEHPLGNSLRERLRQMEQEWQEEVQERSGSADAAGPSSVAVYQKVVRVADERVTLIERWRQAGAREEDQDDWFELFNRLPYVAAFQPAVDAVERAQVGESERLSATLEGRTQIIVEERRSGGSDLSGGSGILQQPAVTGTIDNWFVLLEVPLRKVAYVPPEERSVEVEERQINREAQKRLEEIHHQLATQINDDWFMLLDVRPREAIVMPPGTGKEPQSQRQPSSLGFPRHQREEVSVVEVKAAVQEEDRAEVLVGVELKLIPVEDKDDWFVLLEFPAREPRVSVAEYVSPKGSIKAVTEARSREAVEVVMQIEEEQLPQLRLLPPVGEGGDDWFLLLDAASRVGTCVSPPVFVTRSAKAHAGVAAVAGVAHEKANQADFDQTRPPPLQPLPQRHDGWSAQFEAVHEKPIVSPAVGIIQDVKVASELEVNTTETRRREEVIIDTRGKQDGIRFTEIRMNQIASLLSSEGEDDWFVLLDFTPIKPTITPLPAAGVQSAVHVTEPRPQIIMEDTRPPATSVGLQQWRKVDDDWFMLLDVAAKVSVAVGERFGPGVKTEQRLEVTEKKTQKRITIVEERWRQKEVVRPPPPPLREVEEDWFVLLDWPHKKSVAARDHVQIPAEVRVQAAATPARIDVSERKPQFAKRILEERLPLTHSHVTDDWFVLLDVDVRESAVSTQRGMRPVSAPVFSQAALAEAGIPMALLDQPQTSTPIKTSRQEDRKLEVTVEAVEPSKTEVESGVKKRAKKIEGDSIYIRHSLLMLEEFDKPQEELISHHASISQLKRNFMEAVPESRPSEWDKRLSTHSPFRTLGINGQPLPSADGSVCISPLCKSSETKASHEGTSSNLGFSDPPSPTVSHESEPESVEALSAPEEAEEESRSHEEVVVFETLSVPVVEVAQLVPSFESFCKALDEIQEEEALCPGASEHSGRIVGSSPASYFRSNGPQVIRCFQPPLVQTQTVTITAVSNSLSSDISTTEVPIIPTKTFTYESSKVTDEGTDEDKDSSVLSSSKSITSESTSGTTVTTTQISKIVKTGSTETRVEKRIVITADSDVDQDTEKHGGASAL
- the LOC107378670 gene encoding uncharacterized protein isoform X9, whose translation is MATMTTEASAVSEADTEGKQKTRGASPESESESGNKQGAAASEQEGQLSSKKSQEEAAEPGPADAVSSPEEEQLKPRTRTSAGKGLSRLFSSFLKRRSQCSEGEGFEAEKAREEKEEKVDKPVEEKVEEVTSEDKETKAEEEKSETKEVKKKEEEKIEEKEEKKKVEEKVEKKGSKKKKKEAKKKVEEKNEGKVKDQTKKEEKSEKKEEEKQEEKRKQSVEKEEDKPESKEDKKESAEVKERAAQAGKKGEGKVDKKEAKKKEKEEKVKKKEEEKAKRKAEEEERIKKREEEKAKKKEEKTKKKEEEQAKEEKPKKEEKTKEKGKKEEEKAKVEKPKKEEKIKEDKSKKTEEDKTKEEKSKKGEEEKAKEEEVKKTEKESKKEVETVKEEVKEEEDREEGKQQKEEEKKKKKDKGKSKGKKEVKKEELLKAPIADPEPELKTELDAEQAADQHSVSSGETQPAPEEPKEKSEIKEEPEEEKKEDTKKTEEKPAEQEEAVVGEEKAKQETKKEKPVKKKEPEKKVEEPKGAKHLRTMQCKVSLLDDAQFECELDKHAKGQELFTKVCDHVNLMEKDYFGLAHWESPTSKTWLDLTKEIRKQVPGAVYEFTFSVKFYPPDPAQLTEDLTRYFLCLQLRKDIMQGILPCSFVTLSLLGSYTVQSELGEYDPEIHGTDYVKDLSLAPGQSKELEDKVMELHRTYRSMSPAQADLLFLENAKKLAMYGVDLHQARDLDGVDITLGVCSSGLMVYKDKLRINRFPWPKVLKISYKRSSFFIKIRPSEQEQYESTIGFKLPSYKASKKLWKVCVEHHTFFRVQSVEPPTSRRFLVLGSKFRYSGRTQAQTRHASSMIDRPAPRFTRSASKRLSRNLDGAGEETLQFLQQLSASTRSDTDDWSIITARDKPLLSPEPTARGESEQAFTQSWEQGRSVRTAAVTQQGTETQPGQAVVVDQQLQTRRGEEWSDLLYLQRSLPKVPSFDFTDQPADPGVVQPSSLDWQLQPAQTLRDDWSVYFDRIVSLTESVEKFSPTAQFQLDVKKRGASVATQEVIERLQETVTVIVTRQEVEALEGKLREVRDLEERLQEVGEMAERLQKMVEGELGEEEVEKLRAEEELERQPTVVVRRVEAGEDELEEEIKKVFLKGLSPEEEEVTEEHPLGNSLRERLRQMEQEWQEEVQERSGSADAAGPSSVAVYQKVVRVADERVTLIERWRQAGAREEDQDDWFELFNRLPYVAAFQPAVDAVERAQVGESERLSATLEGRTQIIVEERRSGGSDLSGGSGILQQPAVTGTIDNWFVLLEVPLRKVAYVPPEERSVEVEERQINREAQKRLEEIHHQLATQINDDWFMLLDVRPREAIVMPPGTGKEPQSQRQPSSLGFPRHQREEVSVVEVKAAVQEEDRAEVLVGVELKLIPVEDKDDWFVLLEFPAREPRVSVAEYVSPKGSIKAVTEARSREAVEVVMQIEEEQLPQLRLLPPVGEGGDDWFLLLDAASRVGTCVSPPVFVTRSAKAHAGVAAVAGVAHEKANQADFDQTRPPPLQPLPQRHDGWSAQFEAVHEKPIVSPAVGIIQDVKVASELEVNTTETRRREEVIIDTRGKQDGIRFTEIRMNQIASLLSSEGEDDWFVLLDFTPIKPTITPLPAAGVQSAVHVTEPRPQIIMEDTRPPATSVGLQQWRKVDDDWFMLLDVAAKVSVAVGERFGPGVKTEQRLEVTEKKTQKRITIVEERWRQKEVVRPPPPPLREVEEDWFVLLDWPHKKSVAARDHVQIPAEVRVQAAATPARIDVSERKPQFAKRILEERLPLTHSHVTDDWFVLLDVDVRESAVSTQRGMRPVSAPVFSQAALAEAGIPMALLDQPQTSTPIKTSRQEDRKLEVTVEAVEPSKTEVESGVKPAAVWGEQREVQSSLISTINGDIQHESESEKTSMEGVRMRKKRAKKIEGDSIYIRHSLLMLEEFDKPQEELISHHASISQLKRNFMEAVPESRPSEWDKRLSTHSPFRTLGINGQPLPSADGSVCISPLCKSSETKASHEGTSSNLGFSDPPSPTVSHESEPESVEALSAPEEAEEESRSHEEVVVFETLSVPVVEVAQLVPSFESFCKALDEIQEEEALCPGASEHSGRIVGSSPASYFRSNGPQVIRCFQPPLVQTQTVTITAVSNSLSSDISTTEVPIIPTKTFTYESSKVTDEGTDEDKDSSVLSSSKSITSESTSGTTVTTTQISKIVKTGSTETRVEKRIVITADSDVDQDTEKHGGASAL